A window of the Arachis duranensis cultivar V14167 chromosome 5, aradu.V14167.gnm2.J7QH, whole genome shotgun sequence genome harbors these coding sequences:
- the LOC107489120 gene encoding LEAF RUST 10 DISEASE-RESISTANCE LOCUS RECEPTOR-LIKE PROTEIN KINASE-like 1.5 — protein sequence MNPHLHVSSISVFYLFFFFSFFCTPTTSHTACSSTKTPCPPFASTLPLPFPFSSSPGCGHPSFQLRCSTPHSFISINNLTFSILTYKPNTSSIILSPHNNNTSCPSTHFLSIPNQPINLSASPFRVLDASCARLFFLHPCSPPTNCNRCSWQCNLIKNPNLLLPDCGSMHRSASDSEPTCQTDPLGYLDKMLSFSGIELQWDQAQDPYFTSCKQCRGFCGFNTSDPNKNFICFHSESTISPPWIPKGKFIKANRTAVLTLAVALTTLLIVVSIVAFIKRNAGAWKQPFSEEDPTAVFLRNNRSLLPPVFTYEELESSTNGFDPKRKIGDGGFGSVYLGQLRDGRFVAVKHLHQHHNAAAGKAFSSKSFCNEILILSSINHPNLVKLHGYCSDPKGLLLVYDYVPNGTLADHLHGRNNRKLHLKWQVRLEMALQIAMAMEYLHFAVMPPVVHRDITTSNIFVEKDMRVKVGDFGLSRLLVLQDKTASSAGSTTTTGNNGCVWTGPQGTPGYLDPDYHRSFRLTEKSDVYSFGVVLLELISGLRAVDAKRDKREMALADMVVSRIQMGQLDEVVDPVLAADKKAVGDAVAAVAELAFRCVAAEKDDRPDSKEVVQELRRVRGRADVARE from the exons ATGAATCCCCACCTCCATGTCTCCTCCATTTCCGTTTTctaccttttcttcttcttcagcttctTCTGCACACCAACAACTTCCCACACGGCTTGCTcatccacaaaaacaccatgcCCTCCATTCGCTTCCACCCTACCCTTACCGTTCCCATTCTCCTCTTCCCCAGGCTGCGGCCACCCTTCCTTCCAACTCCGCTGCTCCACCCCCCACTCCTTCATCTCCATCAACAACCTAACCTTCTCCATCCTCACCTACAAACCCAACACTTCCTCCATTATCCTCTCCCCTCACAACAACAATACATCATGCCCTTCAAcccacttcctctccattccCAACCAACCCATTAACCTCTCCGCCTCTCCTTTCAGAGTCCTAGACGCTTCATGTGCCCGCCTATTCTTCCTCCACCCATGTTCCCCTCCAACAAACTGTAACCGCTGCTCTTGGCAATGCAACCTCATCAAAAACCCGAACCTGCTCCTCCCTGACTGCGGATCCATGCATCGCTCAGCTTCGGACTCCGAACCTACCTGCCAAACCGACCCCTTAGGATATCTCGACAAGATGCTATCTTTCTCCGGGATCGAACTCCAATGGGACCAAGCTCAAGACCCTTACTTCACCAGCTGCAAACAATGCCGAGGCTTCTGCGGATTCAATACTTCCGACCCCAACAAGAACTTCATCTGCTTCCATTCTGAGTCCACCATCTCGCCGCCGTGGATCCCCAAGGGCAAGTTCATCAAGGCCAACAGAACCGCTGTGTTGACCCTCGCTGTTGCGTTGACCACACTGTTAATCGTTGTGTCAATTGTTGCGTTTATCAAGAGGAATGCTGGTGCGTGGAAACAGCCATTCTCAGAGGAAGATCCAACCGCCGTGTTCCTCCGCAACAACCGCAGCCTCCTCCCTCCGGTATTCACCTACGAGGAGCTTGAGTCCTCCACGAATGGATTTGACCCCAAGCGCAAGATCGGCGACGGCGGGTTCGGCTCCGTCTACCTCGGCCAACTCCGCGACGGGAGATTCGTCGCCGTGAAACATCTCCACCAACACCACAACGCCGCTGCCGGAAAAGCGTTCTCCTCCAAGTCCTTCTGCAACGAGATCCTCATCCTCTCTAGCATAAACCACCCCAACCTCGTGAAGCTCCATGGCTACTGCAGTGACCCAAAAGGGTTGCTTCTGGTCTACGACTACGTCCCTAACGGCACCCTCGCCGACCATCTCCATGGCCGTAATAacagaaaactacatctaaaatggCAG GTAAGGTTGGAGATGGCGCTGCAAATTGCAATGGCAATGGAGTACCTTCACTTTGCGGTGATGCCGCCGGTGGTTCATAGGGATATAACTACTTCCAATATCTTTGTGGAGAAGGATATGAGGGTGAAGGTCGGTGACTTTGGTCTCTCGAGGCTTCTGGTGTTGCAAGATAAAACGGCGTCGTCGGCTGGCTCAACGACAACGACCGGGAACAACGGGTGCGTGTGGACGGGGCCGCAAGGTACGCCAGGGTATTTGGACCCGGACTACCACCGGTCATTCCGGTTAACCGAGAAGAGTGACGTGTACAGTTTTGGCGTTGTGCTTCTTGAACTGATTTCGGGGCTGAGGGCGGTGGATGCAAAGAGGGACAAGAGAGAGATGGCGCTAGCAGACATGGTGGTTTCGAGGATCCAAATGGGACAGCTTGACGAGGTGGTGGACCCCGTTCTTGCGGCGGATAAGAAGGCCGTGGGTGACGCTGTTGCGGCCGTGGCGGAGCTGGCGTTCCGATGCGTGGCGGCGGAGAAGGATGACCGGCCCGATTCGAAGGAGGTTGTGCAGGAGCTAAGAAGAGTGAGAGGCCGTGCTGACGTGGCAAGGGAGTGA
- the LOC107489121 gene encoding uncharacterized protein LOC107489121 — translation MEGDGVKFVRWGYEVRTSSEPCISAINSYYHQVMSYGRDRCVILDALDHDNNCVLANILAAHFLLSVDPFRASSCLLSAKLHLENATFYEKLVFESINYLISEERDDDVALQLHSKVLKEFPKDLVTLKRAQILCFYMGRPDLSFSLVNQVLPQNEGENYLYGMLAFPLLELGKMRDAEEAAKRGLNINEEDSWSQHALCHVLQYECRFKEAVNFMEKCSPSWSSLSSFMLTHNWWHVALCYLEGSAPNQRVLEVYDNHIWKELDKTDAHGAEVYLNAVGLLLRLYVRGESDLTDNRLKVLAECLTDQANWYLEWHLDVLTVWALAKSGKFSEAADLLKGLKERVSRMNIKKQQSMQRAMRLAEAVYAYGTGNDKHGVELLGPDFDAMDYKIIGASDEQVDVFNDVWFSMLLNAEEAMKAIEAIEKQIKKREGIPLYWRMLERAYKLANRPEAEHAKAKAKALEESYFN, via the exons ATGGAAGGAGACGGTGTGAAATTCGTCAGATGGGGTTACGAGGTTCGAACTTCATCTGAGCCCTGCATCTCCGCCATCAACTCCTACTACCATCAGGTGATGAGCTATGGCAGAGATAGGTGTGTGATTCTTGATGCGCTGGACCATGATAACAACTGTGTCCTGGCTAACATCTTAGCCGCTCATTTCCTTCTATCCGTTGACCCTTTTCGAGCTTCCTCTTGTCTTCTCTCCGCCAAATTGCACCTT GAAAATGCTACATTCTATGAGAAACTAGTTTTTGAATCCATTAATTACTTGATATCTGAAGAGAGAGATGATGATGTGGCTCTTCAACTGCATTCTAAG gTTCTAAAAGAGTTTCCAAAGGATCTAGTTACACTAAAGAGAGCACAAATCTTGTGCTTCTATATGGGTCGGCCTGATCTGTCTTTCTCACTTGTTAATCAG GTTCTGCCCCAAAATGAAGGAGAAAACTACTTATATGGCATGCTTGCTTTTCCTTTATTGGAGCTTGGAAAAATGAGAGATGCTGAGGAAGCTGCAAAAAGGGGACTCAACATCAATGAGGAAGACAGCTGGTCACAGCATGCT CTTTGCCATGTTCTTCAATACGAGTGCCGTTTTAAAGAAGCTGTGAACTTCATGGAAAAATGTTCACCATCATGGAGTTCTCTTTCATCTTTTAT GTTAACCCACAATTGGTGGCATGTAGCCCTTTGTTACTTAGAAGGTAGTGCACCAAACCAAAGAGTGCTTGAAGTATATGACAATCATATATGGAAGGAGTTAGACAAAACTGATGCCCATGGCGCAGAG GTTTACTTGAATGCCGTGGGTTTGCTTTTGCGGTTGTATGTACGAGGTGAATCAGATCTCACTGATAATCGTCTCAAGGTGCTTGCTGAATGCCTAACCGATCAA GCAAACTGGTATCTAGAGTGGCACCTTGATGTATTGACAGTGTGGGCTTTGGCAAAATCTGGAAAATTTTCTGAAGCAGCAGATCTCCTTAAGGGTTTGAAAGAAAG GGTTTCAAGGATGAATATAAAGAAACAACAATCAATGCAGAGAGCAATGAGG CTTGCAGAAGCAGTTTATGCGTATGGAACAGGTAATGACAAACATGGAGTGGAATTACTAGGTCCAGATTTTGATGCCATGGATTATAAG ATAATTGGGGCATCTGATGAACAAGTTGATGTATTCAATGATGTTTGGTTTAGCATGTTGCTGAATGCTGAAGAAGCAATGAAGG CCATTGAAGCAATCGAAAAGCAAATCAAGAAGAGGGAAGGCATCCCCTTATATTGGCGAATGCTG GAGAGAGCGTACAAACTCGCAAACAGGCCAGAAGCTGAACATGCAAAGGCGAAGGCCAAGGCATTGGAGGAATCTTATTTCAACTAA